From Nitratidesulfovibrio vulgaris str. Hildenborough, a single genomic window includes:
- the nifS gene encoding cysteine desulfurase NifS codes for MKTIYFDNNATTQVDPAVLEAMLPFLTEMYGNPSSMHTFGGKVGRYVTEARAQVAAAIGAAPEEIIFTSCGSESDNTAIRSALQAQPDRRHIITTRVEHPAVLSLAQHLEKNGVEVSLLGVDAKGRMDLDELRAAIRKDTAIISIMTANNETGTIFPIAEAGAIAHEHGVPFHTDAVQAVGKVALDMKTMPVDYLALSGHKLHAPKGVGALYVRRGTAYRPFLRGGHQERGRRAGTENVASIVALGKACELATAAMHEENTQVRALRDRLESGLLAAIPDAVVNGDTANRLPNTSNIAFKYVEGEAILLMLDQHGVCASSGSACTSGSLEPSHVLRAMGVPFTFAHGSIRFSLSRFNTMEDVEYVVRELPPIIRRLREISPFRGEMTGKPACTC; via the coding sequence ATGAAGACCATCTACTTCGACAACAACGCCACCACGCAGGTCGACCCTGCCGTGCTTGAAGCCATGCTGCCGTTTCTCACGGAGATGTACGGCAACCCTTCGAGCATGCACACCTTCGGCGGCAAGGTCGGACGATATGTGACCGAAGCGAGGGCGCAGGTGGCTGCCGCCATCGGCGCCGCCCCCGAAGAGATCATCTTCACCTCGTGCGGGTCCGAGAGCGACAACACGGCCATCCGCTCGGCCCTGCAGGCACAGCCCGACAGGCGGCACATCATCACCACCCGGGTGGAACACCCGGCGGTGCTCAGCCTTGCCCAGCATCTCGAAAAGAACGGCGTCGAAGTGTCGTTGCTCGGCGTCGATGCCAAGGGCAGGATGGACCTTGACGAATTGCGTGCCGCCATCCGCAAGGACACGGCCATCATCTCCATCATGACCGCCAACAACGAGACGGGCACCATATTCCCCATCGCAGAAGCGGGAGCCATCGCCCACGAACACGGCGTGCCTTTCCACACCGACGCCGTACAGGCCGTGGGCAAGGTCGCGCTCGACATGAAGACCATGCCCGTCGACTACCTCGCGCTCTCGGGCCACAAGCTGCACGCCCCCAAGGGCGTGGGCGCGCTCTATGTGCGCCGCGGCACGGCCTACCGCCCGTTCCTGCGCGGCGGGCATCAGGAGCGCGGGCGGCGTGCGGGCACAGAGAACGTCGCCTCCATCGTGGCTCTGGGCAAGGCCTGCGAGCTCGCCACCGCCGCCATGCACGAGGAGAACACACAGGTACGCGCCCTGCGCGACCGCCTCGAATCGGGGCTGCTGGCCGCCATTCCGGATGCCGTCGTCAACGGCGACACGGCGAACAGGCTTCCCAACACCTCGAACATCGCCTTCAAGTACGTCGAGGGTGAAGCCATCCTGCTCATGCTCGACCAGCATGGCGTCTGTGCAAGTTCCGGGTCGGCCTGCACATCGGGCAGCCTCGAACCCTCGCACGTGCTGCGGGCCATGGGTGTGCCGTTCACCTTCGCCCACGGTTCCATCCGTTTCAGCCTCTCGCGGTTCAACACGATGGAAGACGTGGAATACGTGGTGCGTGAACTGCCGCCCATCATCCGGCGTCTACGTGAGATATCGCCGTTCCGGGGCGAAATGACCGGAAAACCGGCCTGCACCTGCTGA
- the nifU gene encoding Fe-S cluster assembly protein NifU produces MWDYTDKVREHFLNPRNVGSLDDANAIGEVGSLACGDALKLYLKIDDEGRIQDARFQTFGCASAIASSSALTELIKGMLVEDALKISNKDIAAHLGGLPKEKMHCSVMGQEALEAAIRNWRGEPAVEHAHEGKLVCKCFGITDEQIIRAIRENNLKTVEDITHFTKAGGGCGDCLEEIRHILDVELGKEPECLTPLEPPKKLTNVQRMQLVMKVLDGEIRPRLQQDGGDIELVDMNGTEVMVALRGMCTSCPSSQLTLKEFVERTLRDHVDQEIVVREVSA; encoded by the coding sequence ATGTGGGACTACACCGACAAGGTGCGCGAGCACTTTCTTAATCCCCGCAACGTCGGCTCCCTCGATGACGCCAACGCCATAGGAGAGGTCGGAAGCCTTGCCTGCGGCGACGCATTGAAGCTCTATCTGAAGATCGACGACGAAGGGCGCATACAGGACGCACGCTTCCAGACCTTCGGCTGCGCCAGTGCCATCGCCTCGAGTTCGGCACTGACCGAGCTCATCAAGGGCATGCTCGTCGAAGACGCCCTCAAGATCTCCAACAAGGACATCGCAGCCCACCTTGGCGGGCTGCCCAAGGAAAAGATGCACTGCTCCGTCATGGGGCAGGAGGCACTTGAAGCCGCCATACGCAACTGGCGCGGTGAACCTGCCGTAGAGCATGCGCATGAAGGCAAGCTCGTCTGCAAGTGCTTCGGCATCACCGACGAGCAGATCATCCGCGCCATTCGCGAGAACAATCTCAAAACGGTCGAGGACATCACCCACTTCACCAAGGCGGGTGGCGGCTGCGGCGACTGTCTCGAAGAGATACGCCACATCCTCGACGTGGAACTCGGCAAGGAACCGGAATGCCTCACCCCGCTGGAACCGCCCAAGAAGCTGACCAACGTGCAGCGGATGCAGCTTGTGATGAAGGTGCTCGACGGTGAGATCCGCCCGCGCCTGCAACAGGATGGCGGCGACATCGAACTGGTGGACATGAACGGAACCGAAGTCATGGTAGCCCTGCGCGGCATGTGCACCAGCTGCCCCTCGAGTCAGCTCACCCTCAAGGAGTTCGTCGAGCGCACCCTGCGCGACCACGTCGATCAGGAGATCGTGGTCAGGGAGGTTTCGGCATGA
- a CDS encoding HD-GYP domain-containing protein — translation MMQATAAIQQSVDGYFAVPTSLLVPDARGGFSIYLKQERGFVLYAKEDEAFTMRHRMQLRAHGVTQVFVPAPQHPSFISHRERHFGRVLSDDSLPLPERARLFYETSTEIVKEVFEKKLPRTLKRETFDRILALVSEGISFLTLENSLKTVASLVAHDYHTYSHSLHVFVYSQALLQSYGFDEDSLVQFGLGAMLHDIGKTFLDAAILTKPAALTPDEREEVNRHPVFGVGACARMPLSQDAINCILFHHEKLDGSGYPCGLRGDEIPLPVRAITIADIYDALTSNRAYAPARNAFQVLRIMSSEMRDQLDLDMFRRFVLMLSGANVL, via the coding sequence ATGATGCAGGCTACGGCAGCAATCCAACAGTCCGTCGATGGCTACTTCGCCGTACCGACCTCACTCCTCGTCCCCGATGCGCGGGGCGGGTTCAGCATCTATCTCAAACAGGAACGCGGCTTCGTACTCTACGCCAAGGAAGATGAAGCCTTCACCATGCGCCACAGGATGCAACTGCGGGCGCATGGAGTCACGCAGGTCTTTGTCCCTGCGCCTCAGCACCCCTCGTTCATCTCGCACCGTGAGCGCCACTTCGGCAGGGTTCTGTCCGACGATTCGCTGCCTCTTCCCGAACGGGCACGCCTCTTCTACGAGACATCCACCGAAATCGTGAAAGAGGTCTTCGAGAAGAAACTTCCGCGCACCCTGAAGAGAGAGACGTTCGACCGCATCCTTGCCCTCGTCAGTGAGGGCATCAGTTTTCTCACGCTGGAGAACTCGCTGAAGACGGTCGCCTCTCTCGTCGCGCACGACTACCATACCTATTCACACTCGCTGCATGTCTTCGTGTATTCACAGGCGCTGCTGCAGAGCTACGGCTTCGACGAAGACAGCCTCGTGCAGTTCGGCCTCGGTGCCATGCTGCACGACATCGGCAAGACGTTCCTCGACGCCGCCATCCTCACCAAGCCCGCCGCCCTCACGCCGGACGAACGTGAAGAGGTGAACAGACACCCCGTCTTCGGCGTGGGAGCCTGCGCACGCATGCCCCTTTCGCAGGACGCCATCAACTGCATCCTGTTCCACCACGAGAAGCTCGACGGGTCGGGCTACCCCTGCGGACTTCGCGGCGACGAAATCCCCCTGCCCGTCCGTGCCATCACCATCGCCGACATCTACGACGCACTCACGTCGAACAGGGCTTACGCCCCCGCCCGCAACGCGTTCCAGGTGCTTCGCATCATGTCGAGCGAAATGCGCGACCAGCTCGACCTCGACATGTTCCGACGGTTCGTGCTGATGCTCTCAGGCGCCAACGTACTGTAG
- a CDS encoding HD-GYP domain-containing protein — MFIRKDERLILYAKAGETFTERHSRRLHENGTSEVYVRVDQRQNFGLYLERHLAHILEDDRLPVEHRASAFHCATTELLRDTFGTRLPAPVDGILFERLQSLVTMSLRFLCEQGTLKALGQLLDCDFSAYSHSVNVYALTVPLLARLGYAQTDLVRTGLGVLLHDIGLARLPRAITRHRHSLTKHEEHIYRTHPTLGVGLVAQVPLSQEALHCIMLHHERLDGSGFPAGVKDENIPTAVRALAIADTYDLLTTAPGEARLTPFMALQLMRSEHHSTLDLYLLREFITMLSDAEMAGVWPDTLR, encoded by the coding sequence GTGTTCATTCGCAAGGATGAACGTCTCATCCTCTATGCAAAGGCAGGAGAGACCTTCACGGAACGACACAGCCGCAGATTGCACGAGAATGGCACTTCAGAAGTCTATGTCCGTGTCGACCAGAGACAGAATTTCGGCCTGTACCTCGAACGTCACCTTGCCCATATTCTCGAAGACGACAGGCTGCCGGTCGAACACAGGGCCAGCGCCTTCCACTGTGCCACGACCGAACTCCTGCGCGACACGTTCGGCACACGTTTGCCAGCCCCGGTCGACGGCATTCTCTTTGAACGATTGCAAAGTCTTGTGACCATGTCGTTGCGCTTCCTGTGCGAACAGGGCACCCTCAAGGCATTGGGACAGCTTCTCGACTGCGACTTCAGTGCCTATTCGCACAGCGTCAACGTCTATGCACTCACGGTGCCACTGCTTGCCCGTCTTGGCTATGCGCAAACCGACCTCGTACGGACCGGGTTGGGTGTGCTGCTGCATGATATCGGCCTCGCCCGGCTGCCCCGCGCCATAACGCGCCACAGGCATTCTCTCACGAAACATGAAGAGCACATCTATCGCACGCACCCCACCCTCGGAGTCGGTCTGGTGGCACAGGTGCCTTTGTCACAAGAGGCACTGCACTGCATCATGCTGCACCACGAAAGGCTCGACGGCAGCGGTTTTCCTGCGGGCGTCAAGGACGAGAACATCCCCACAGCCGTGCGTGCACTTGCCATCGCCGACACCTACGACCTTCTGACGACCGCCCCCGGCGAAGCGCGCCTCACCCCCTTCATGGCGCTTCAACTGATGCGTAGCGAACACCATTCAACGCTTGACCTCTACTTGCTACGCGAATTCATAACCATGCTCTCCGATGCGGAGATGGCCGGGGTATGGCCGGATACACTGCGTTGA
- a CDS encoding methyl-accepting chemotaxis protein, translated as MQGFRALYIPASILTVLVLVAIGGFWCIAAKAGTGPLEAGAVWRVAAATLALVVACVAALCIWFGVAIRRPIDDVMTRLDRMLDGDTKLCFACDKVDAFGEMRLALDTLVGRLRQNLGFAQGVLKGIDTPFVVVDAHEKLSYTNSNLLDILQHDGRPEDYYGQNVAHFFYGDASRRTVLRDSIEQGTIARREVDLVGRKGGKRRLHINASPLYDLDGTLMGALCIYQDLTELRAREAELSAQNARIAEAAATSEAISDEVARTAAALAEQVRGASGVAVQQSQRAREATIAMEQMNDAVLSVARSASEAASEAEAARRRAEGGADVVRNAMAAIDEVDRLAAGLKQQLGDLGGRADGIGRVIDVISDIADQTNLLALNAAIEAARAGDAGRGFAVVADEVRKLAEKTMQATQEVGNAIRAIQEGTRSAVQGMETAVGAVERSRELSAQSGEALSGIVELVVQSSDQVQSIAAAAEQQSSTSESINRSVEAVRESADGLTGEMEAAGRAVRSLAEMTGRLHDLVHGMAV; from the coding sequence ATGCAAGGTTTTCGTGCGCTGTATATTCCCGCCAGCATCCTTACGGTGCTGGTTCTGGTCGCTATCGGGGGCTTCTGGTGCATCGCCGCCAAGGCAGGGACCGGTCCCCTTGAGGCAGGCGCGGTGTGGCGAGTCGCCGCTGCGACGCTCGCCCTGGTCGTCGCTTGCGTGGCCGCTCTGTGCATATGGTTCGGCGTAGCCATCCGCAGGCCCATCGATGATGTCATGACGCGACTCGACCGCATGCTCGACGGTGATACGAAGCTCTGCTTCGCTTGCGACAAGGTCGACGCCTTCGGGGAGATGCGGCTTGCGCTCGATACGCTCGTGGGCAGGTTGCGGCAGAATCTCGGGTTCGCACAGGGGGTGCTCAAGGGAATCGATACGCCCTTTGTCGTGGTCGACGCGCATGAGAAACTCTCCTACACCAACAGCAACCTGCTGGACATCCTGCAACATGACGGTCGGCCGGAAGACTACTACGGCCAGAACGTGGCCCATTTCTTCTACGGTGATGCAAGCAGGCGCACCGTTCTGCGCGACAGCATCGAGCAGGGCACCATCGCCCGCCGTGAGGTCGACCTCGTGGGGCGCAAGGGGGGCAAGCGCAGGCTGCATATCAACGCATCGCCGCTCTACGACCTTGACGGCACACTCATGGGCGCGCTGTGTATCTATCAGGATCTTACGGAGTTGCGCGCACGCGAGGCCGAGTTGAGTGCCCAGAATGCGCGTATCGCCGAAGCTGCCGCCACGTCGGAAGCCATTTCCGACGAGGTCGCCCGCACTGCCGCCGCACTCGCTGAACAGGTGCGGGGTGCCAGCGGGGTTGCCGTGCAGCAGTCGCAGCGTGCACGTGAGGCCACCATCGCCATGGAACAGATGAACGATGCTGTGCTTTCCGTGGCGCGAAGCGCTTCCGAGGCCGCTTCAGAGGCCGAGGCGGCGCGCAGACGTGCCGAGGGCGGCGCAGATGTCGTACGCAACGCCATGGCCGCCATCGACGAGGTCGACCGTCTCGCCGCCGGACTCAAGCAGCAACTCGGTGACCTTGGTGGAAGGGCCGATGGTATCGGGCGCGTCATCGACGTCATCTCCGACATCGCCGACCAGACCAACCTGCTTGCCCTCAACGCCGCCATCGAAGCGGCCCGTGCAGGGGATGCGGGGCGCGGCTTCGCCGTCGTTGCGGACGAGGTACGCAAACTGGCCGAAAAGACGATGCAGGCCACGCAGGAAGTGGGCAACGCCATCCGTGCCATTCAGGAAGGGACCCGTTCCGCCGTACAGGGCATGGAGACCGCCGTGGGGGCTGTGGAACGGTCGCGCGAACTCTCGGCACAGTCGGGCGAGGCCTTGTCAGGCATCGTCGAACTGGTCGTGCAGAGCAGCGATCAGGTACAGTCCATCGCCGCGGCAGCGGAGCAGCAGTCCTCCACCAGCGAGAGCATCAACAGGTCGGTCGAAGCCGTGCGCGAGAGTGCAGATGGTCTTACTGGCGAGATGGAAGCGGCTGGCAGGGCTGTGCGCTCCCTTGCCGAGATGACCGGAAGACTGCACGACCTTGTGCACGGGATGGCGGTCTAG
- a CDS encoding putative nucleotide-diphospho-sugar transferase translates to MASAQYKARVSPTYKSLDCHNNIIANHKPSCILDFLDRTGAPCLCIDADCLLTGRIDLAVFEGADLCITPRGVRESKAHHLRNGLLNSGVVFFANNERVRSFVAEWHEACMASAVSDQKALSDLLEGGIDFSRLGDQSCRGMTVRLLDPEVYNDTTCRTGIIFHCKSVGRLARKYVAYRLLLLWLKYMPRFASYVIGLNRRYRWIVYRQRG, encoded by the coding sequence ATGGCTTCTGCCCAGTACAAGGCTCGAGTTTCACCGACCTACAAGAGCCTGGACTGTCATAACAATATCATCGCTAACCATAAGCCGTCGTGTATTCTTGACTTCCTTGACCGGACAGGTGCTCCATGTCTTTGTATCGATGCGGACTGTCTTCTGACAGGGCGCATCGACCTCGCCGTATTCGAAGGGGCTGACCTCTGCATCACTCCGCGTGGCGTGCGAGAGAGCAAGGCGCACCACCTGCGGAACGGGCTTCTCAACTCAGGGGTTGTGTTCTTCGCGAATAACGAGCGGGTACGAAGTTTCGTGGCTGAATGGCATGAGGCCTGTATGGCTTCGGCCGTTTCAGACCAGAAGGCGCTCAGTGACTTGCTGGAAGGGGGCATCGACTTCTCTCGCCTTGGGGATCAATCGTGCCGGGGGATGACTGTGAGGTTGCTCGACCCCGAAGTCTATAACGATACGACGTGCCGGACGGGAATCATCTTCCATTGCAAGAGCGTAGGAAGGCTTGCCCGGAAATATGTCGCCTACAGGCTGCTTCTTTTGTGGTTGAAGTATATGCCGCGTTTCGCATCGTATGTTATAGGTCTCAACAGGCGCTATCGCTGGATTGTCTATCGTCAAAGGGGTTGA
- a CDS encoding O-antigen ligase family protein codes for MHFSSRFTMEGLFLGMLTGLFVMLGLNRGVYPFMWGAGITALFLLYRVCRRSEMACFAQVALLPFVFIGYVMLSPSDFGADFPLGGMYLCAYLTGLSLGFVRPRAMWIPLLGLALVIVLSLPVGWLVVGRETLFFHGRLKLFFHHPAVLATLALWCALYLVTSWRDIPGQWRWVWSCAAGACVVFAVLSMARAPLFGFMAAVTVLFVLRWKRVGLRFLVACMVLVGIGVVLLSAGERGRLVASIAAPLEQPSLISRKPIWEAAWSGFVESPLLGNTLSAFHSHYEEYITTNEERLHAQYPVVERSLRYPHSTYLAVLFGFGLFGTLLLVVAFVPAVCLSLRANDLFLPCVVVFMLVYGTVEASLHRKDGAMELFFPLGVACGRLVSRERREPDVIAKAQTLPS; via the coding sequence ATGCATTTTTCTAGTCGATTCACTATGGAAGGCCTATTCCTTGGAATGCTGACAGGGCTTTTTGTGATGCTCGGGCTGAACAGGGGGGTCTATCCCTTCATGTGGGGGGCAGGCATCACGGCCCTGTTCCTGCTTTACCGTGTCTGCCGAAGGTCCGAGATGGCATGCTTCGCCCAGGTGGCCTTGTTGCCTTTTGTCTTTATCGGCTACGTCATGTTGTCACCATCCGACTTCGGTGCGGATTTCCCCCTTGGGGGGATGTATCTATGTGCGTATCTCACCGGCTTGAGCCTCGGTTTTGTCCGTCCTCGCGCCATGTGGATTCCATTGCTGGGCCTCGCTCTTGTCATAGTCTTGTCTCTGCCTGTCGGATGGCTGGTCGTGGGGCGAGAAACTCTTTTTTTTCATGGTCGTCTTAAGCTTTTCTTTCATCATCCTGCGGTGCTTGCCACATTGGCTCTGTGGTGTGCCCTGTATCTGGTCACATCGTGGCGCGATATCCCGGGGCAATGGCGTTGGGTGTGGAGTTGTGCCGCCGGGGCTTGCGTGGTGTTCGCCGTATTGTCCATGGCACGAGCGCCGCTGTTCGGGTTCATGGCCGCGGTAACAGTGCTGTTTGTCCTTCGTTGGAAACGGGTGGGGCTGCGTTTCCTTGTGGCATGCATGGTGTTGGTTGGGATTGGGGTCGTGCTGTTGTCTGCAGGTGAACGGGGGCGTCTTGTGGCCAGTATCGCAGCCCCGTTGGAACAGCCAAGCCTGATTTCGCGAAAGCCCATATGGGAAGCCGCATGGAGCGGTTTTGTCGAGTCTCCTTTGCTCGGCAACACACTGTCTGCGTTTCATTCCCATTATGAGGAGTATATCACTACGAATGAAGAGCGGCTGCACGCCCAATACCCGGTCGTCGAGAGGTCCTTGCGGTATCCGCATAGTACCTATCTGGCCGTGCTCTTCGGCTTCGGTCTTTTCGGCACCCTACTGCTTGTGGTGGCTTTCGTGCCAGCAGTGTGCCTTTCTTTGAGGGCAAACGACCTGTTCTTGCCGTGTGTCGTCGTATTCATGCTTGTATACGGCACGGTGGAGGCATCGCTCCATCGCAAGGATGGTGCTATGGAACTCTTCTTCCCTCTCGGTGTGGCCTGTGGTCGGCTGGTTAGCCGTGAAAGACGGGAGCCTGACGTCATCGCCAAGGCGCAAACGCTGCCGTCCTGA